TTCCCGGAAGCGGCACGCAGCATGGCCCTGCAAGGCGCGGAAATTCTTTTTTATCCGACCGCGATCGGCAGCGAGCCGCACGACAACACCATCTCTTCACGCGATCACTGGCAGCGAGTGCAGCAGGGCCATGCCGGCGCCAACCTGATGCCGCTGATCGCCAGTAACCGCATCGGCAACGAAGAACAGGATGGCTACGACATCACGTTCTACGGCTCGTCGTTCATCGCCAACCAGTTCGGCGAAAAAGTGCAGGAGCTGAATAAAACCGAAGAAGGTATTCTTGTGCACACGTTCAACCTCGACGAGCTGGAACATATTCGCAGCGCGTGGGGTTCATTCCGCGACCGCCGGCCGAATCTGTACGGCGCGTTGAAAACCCTCGACGGTTCCCTGGAGTCCTGATGACCACATTGAAAAGTACCCCGCGCGCCGACGGCTTCTACATGCCAGCCGAGTGGGCGCCACAAACCCAGACCTGGATGATCTGGCCCGAGCGCCCGGACAACTGGCGTCTGGGTGGCAAACCGGCGCAGGCCGCGCACGTGGCGGTAGCCAAAGCCATCGCCCGTTTCGAGCCAGTGACCGTTGCCGTCTCCGCCGGCCAGTACGAAAACGCCCGCGCGCGCCTCGATGTGCCGAATATCCGCGTGGTGGAAATGTCCAGCGACGACGCCTGGGTTCGTGACAGCGGCCCGACCTTCGTCATCAACAACCGTGGCGAAGTGCGCGGTGTGAACTGGGATTTCAACGCCTGGGGCGGTTTCGATGGCGGCCTGTATGCGCCGTGGAATCGTGATTCGCAGGTCGGCGGCAAGATCCTCGAAATCGAGCGCAGCCCGCGTTACCGCACCGAAGGTTTCGTGCTCGAAGGCGGTTCGATTCACGTCGACGGCGAGGGCACGCTGATCACCACCGAAGAATGCCTGCTCAACCGCAATCGCAACCCGCACCTGAGCCGCGAAGAAATCGAAGCGGTGCTCAGTGACAACTTGTCCGTGGACAAGATCATCTGGCTGCCGGATGGTCTGTTCAACGACGAAACCGACGGCCATGTGGATAACTTCTGCTGCTACGTGCGCCCGGGGGAAGTATTGCTGGCGTGGACCGATGATCCGCAGGATCCGAACTATCCACGCTGCCAGGCCGCAATGCGCGTGCTGCAAGACAGCACCGACGCCAAGGGCCGCCCGTTCACGGTGCACAAAATGCCGATTCCGGGGCCGCTGTATGCGACCGA
This genomic interval from Pseudomonas koreensis contains the following:
- the aguA gene encoding agmatine deiminase — translated: MTTLKSTPRADGFYMPAEWAPQTQTWMIWPERPDNWRLGGKPAQAAHVAVAKAIARFEPVTVAVSAGQYENARARLDVPNIRVVEMSSDDAWVRDSGPTFVINNRGEVRGVNWDFNAWGGFDGGLYAPWNRDSQVGGKILEIERSPRYRTEGFVLEGGSIHVDGEGTLITTEECLLNRNRNPHLSREEIEAVLSDNLSVDKIIWLPDGLFNDETDGHVDNFCCYVRPGEVLLAWTDDPQDPNYPRCQAAMRVLQDSTDAKGRPFTVHKMPIPGPLYATEEECAGVDPVDGSQERNPSVRLAGSYVNFLIVNGGIIAPSFDDPMDAPAKEILQKLFPQHEVVMVPGRELLLGGGNIHCLTQQQPAPHKE